The Sinomicrobium kalidii region GCTCTACGACAGCGACATGCTGAAAATCACCACAAAACCGGTAAAAAATCAGCCTTACCCGTATATCGTACAATATAACGAAAGTGATTACGACTTTCTCAAGCGCATGTGTTCAAGACAAGGGGAATGGTTTTATTACAACGGTGTACAGCTTATCATAGGACAGGAAGATCCCGGGGAGGACATCGAGCTGCACTACGGGTACAACCTCTTTGAGTTCGACCTTGAAATGACCCTGCAACCCACACGCTTCAAATATCACGGTAACGACCTTTCCCTGGGGGCCTCGCACTACAGCTCTACCCGTTCACTCGAAAATTCCATCAACGGCATTGCAGGTGAACTGATACAGTCTTCCGGAAGGGTATTTGACAAAGAGACCACCGTGCAGCACAACCTCCTGGTCAATGAAGGTAACGGGCAAACCGATATGGATCATTATGCGCTGCTGAATTTTCAGAAGAAAGTGGCCAATATGCTCTTTATCTATGGGAAAAGCGAGAATCCCGCACTCCGTCCCGGAACCCTTATCAACGTATTTGATGAGAACGGCAACACTACCGGTCGCTTTAAAATAATTGCCGCCTCACATCATTGTACGGATACCGGCGATTATGAAAACACCTTTAAGGCGGTCCCGGCTTCTGTAACCATATCGCCCTATTCCAGTCCCGGAAACTACCCGAACTGTGAAAGCCAGCCCGCTACGGTCATAGACAATAATGACCCCAAAGGGCTTGGCCGTGTAAAAGTACAGATGGCATGGCAGGAAGAAAATGCCCAGACTACAGATTGGATCCCCCTTTCCACTCCTAACGGGGGCTCAGGCAAAGGCTTTCATTTCGTCCCCGAGATCGGGGAGACCGTGATGGTGGACTTTCAGAGCGGCAATGCCGAAATGCCCTATGTTACCGGGTGCGTTCAGCACGGCAATGCCAACAGTGGCTACGCCGACCCCAACAATAACCTGAAAGCCATACAAAGCCGGAACGGCAATAAGATCATTATGGACGACAATAGTGGTTCCATGTTTATGTCCGATAACGGCGGGGCATCCTCTTTGTATGACGGTGCCGGAAACCTCTACGTAAATGCCAATTCCAATGTTACACTCAATGTAGGAGACGGCAATGCCAAAATCACCATGGATTGTTCCGGGGCCGTCACAATAGAAGGAAATACCAACATAACGTTAAAAGTCAACAGCAGTAAGATAGAGATAACAGAAAACGACATCACTATCGACAGTAAAAATGTAAATTTAAAAGGAA contains the following coding sequences:
- a CDS encoding type VI secretion system Vgr family protein — encoded protein: MALQTDLTIKIGTLSLNTFLRFELTQNIDNHHELTLECREDEIYLQHPELYGNYQKLIGEKILVTMKGTDGMFSVHTGYFKGVVTRVKARNSDEHEGKRLHFKAFSPTILLDNGPESFSFLKKDFIHIVHNTTRLYDSDMLKITTKPVKNQPYPYIVQYNESDYDFLKRMCSRQGEWFYYNGVQLIIGQEDPGEDIELHYGYNLFEFDLEMTLQPTRFKYHGNDLSLGASHYSSTRSLENSINGIAGELIQSSGRVFDKETTVQHNLLVNEGNGQTDMDHYALLNFQKKVANMLFIYGKSENPALRPGTLINVFDENGNTTGRFKIIAASHHCTDTGDYENTFKAVPASVTISPYSSPGNYPNCESQPATVIDNNDPKGLGRVKVQMAWQEENAQTTDWIPLSTPNGGSGKGFHFVPEIGETVMVDFQSGNAEMPYVTGCVQHGNANSGYADPNNNLKAIQSRNGNKIIMDDNSGSMFMSDNGGASSLYDGAGNLYVNANSNVTLNVGDGNAKITMDCSGAVTIEGNTNITLKVNSSKIEITENDITIDSKNVNLKGKEKIDLAGEDIVTISGKTNTVTGDTKTTIDGAEIAVTPTGIVTISGSEVDIN